A genome region from Paradevosia shaoguanensis includes the following:
- a CDS encoding FAD-dependent monooxygenase produces MTEIQRAQAVVVGGGLTGIAAAVAAAKAGLSTVHLAPKGPVDRRTSALMMPAVRYLQEAGLIAEPADVGHPLKQIRIIDATNRLLRAPETLFDCVEAGLPAFGWNFPNVKLTEAFSQASAQLPNLVTREVTLTGLAPGADGHLLTLSDGTQLVAELLVGADGKKSLVREEGDFRARENGFTQAALVCDLELGRPIGNCSVEFHYPQGPFTLVPAGGNRANLVWIDDRAVLDEARAAGNEALIETFLKKSMRLFGSIALATPTHVFPLSTLTVTEAGKNGIVLVGEAAHAFPPIGAQGLNLGLRDVADLAASLADLAASLAEVDVGANGWALRLSDDYAARRAPDLARTTGIVDALFRSLLAEMLPAQALRAGGLWALKSMPGLRRQAFEMGMGNR; encoded by the coding sequence ATGACGGAAATCCAGCGAGCACAGGCGGTAGTAGTCGGCGGAGGCCTTACCGGAATAGCGGCGGCGGTTGCGGCTGCCAAGGCGGGGCTCTCGACCGTGCATCTGGCGCCAAAGGGGCCAGTGGATCGCCGGACTTCCGCATTGATGATGCCGGCGGTGCGCTATCTGCAGGAGGCTGGGCTGATCGCCGAGCCAGCCGATGTCGGGCATCCGCTCAAGCAAATCCGCATCATCGATGCCACCAATCGGCTGCTGCGCGCGCCCGAAACGCTTTTCGACTGTGTCGAGGCAGGACTGCCGGCGTTCGGGTGGAATTTTCCGAACGTGAAGCTTACCGAGGCTTTCAGCCAGGCTTCGGCGCAATTGCCGAATCTCGTGACACGCGAGGTCACGCTGACCGGACTTGCGCCGGGTGCCGACGGGCACCTGCTGACGCTTTCGGACGGCACCCAACTCGTTGCGGAGCTGCTGGTGGGCGCGGACGGAAAGAAGTCGCTCGTTCGCGAGGAAGGCGATTTCCGGGCGCGGGAGAATGGTTTTACGCAGGCGGCGCTGGTTTGCGATCTTGAGCTGGGCCGGCCTATCGGCAATTGCTCGGTCGAGTTCCACTACCCGCAGGGACCGTTCACGCTGGTGCCGGCGGGCGGTAATCGGGCCAACCTGGTGTGGATCGATGATCGCGCCGTGCTCGATGAAGCGCGGGCGGCGGGCAACGAGGCGCTGATCGAGACGTTCCTCAAGAAATCGATGCGCCTTTTCGGCAGCATCGCGCTGGCGACGCCGACGCATGTCTTCCCGCTTTCGACGCTGACGGTGACCGAGGCGGGGAAAAACGGGATCGTGCTGGTTGGCGAGGCCGCGCATGCGTTTCCGCCGATCGGGGCGCAGGGGTTGAACCTGGGGCTGAGGGACGTGGCGGACCTGGCGGCGTCGCTGGCGGACCTGGCGGCGTCGCTGGCGGAGGTGGACGTCGGCGCGAACGGATGGGCGTTGAGGCTCAGCGATGATTACGCGGCGCGGCGGGCGCCGGATCTGGCGCGAACTACGGGGATCGTGGATGCGCTGTTCCGATCGCTGCTGGCAGAGATGCTGCCGGCGCAGGCGCTGCGGGCTGGGGGCCTCTGGGCGCTGAAGTCGATGCCGGGGTTGCGGCGGCAGGCGTTTGAGATGGGTATGGGGAATCGGTGA
- a CDS encoding YeeE/YedE family protein — translation MESFSPISAAAGGVLIGLAAAVLWLGNGRIAGISGIFGQLLPPARTVVWRLVFLASLVIGTLAASYLVPGLGIGGPGGAPAQLVTPVNAPLPAVVWIALAGLLTGFGTKIGNGCTSGHGVCGLARLSRRSFVAVGVFFVVAMVTVAVTGIV, via the coding sequence ATGGAATCCTTCAGCCCCATATCGGCCGCGGCAGGCGGCGTATTGATCGGCCTGGCGGCCGCTGTCCTCTGGCTCGGCAATGGGCGGATCGCCGGCATTTCTGGCATCTTCGGTCAATTGCTGCCGCCGGCTCGTACCGTGGTCTGGCGGCTGGTTTTCCTCGCCTCGCTCGTGATCGGAACCCTGGCTGCGTCCTATCTCGTCCCGGGGCTGGGCATAGGCGGTCCGGGTGGTGCGCCAGCGCAGTTGGTAACACCGGTCAATGCTCCCCTGCCCGCCGTCGTCTGGATCGCACTGGCGGGACTTCTCACCGGGTTCGGCACCAAGATCGGAAACGGGTGTACGTCAGGGCACGGCGTGTGCGGGCTGGCGCGACTTTCGCGACGCTCGTTCGTGGCGGTCGGGGTGTTCTTCGTCGTGGCCATGGTCACGGTCGCGGTTACGGGAATTGTTTGA
- a CDS encoding TerC family protein, whose product MIELLTDPNAWIALATLTVMEIVLGIDNIVFISVLVSRLPKEQADRARKLGLSLALIFRILLLLVISWIIGLTQPVISAFGFELSWKDIILLGGGLFLIYKATHEMHAEIEEPHEPTIAQAAKAGFSAIIAQIIAIDLVFSIDSIVTAVGMAEHVEVMIAAVIIAVGVMFVASGPVARFVAEHPTTKMLALAFLLLIGVSLVADGLGFHIPKGYIYSAMAFSVLVEAVNIFARKRKSSRVRLAAAATIPGAHLDARELGEVEAGNGHAVAQAESAAAARPKSTPASRAQSRPKSAPRKPKTTR is encoded by the coding sequence ATGATCGAGCTGCTAACCGATCCGAATGCCTGGATCGCCCTTGCAACCCTAACCGTCATGGAGATCGTCCTCGGCATAGACAACATAGTCTTCATCTCCGTCCTGGTATCGCGCCTGCCCAAGGAGCAGGCTGATCGCGCCAGGAAGCTTGGTCTATCCCTGGCGCTCATCTTCCGCATTCTCCTGCTTCTCGTTATTTCCTGGATCATCGGCCTTACCCAGCCGGTCATTTCCGCTTTCGGCTTCGAGCTGTCCTGGAAGGACATCATCCTTCTCGGCGGCGGTCTCTTCCTCATCTACAAGGCCACGCACGAGATGCACGCCGAGATCGAGGAGCCGCACGAGCCCACGATCGCCCAGGCTGCCAAGGCCGGTTTTTCGGCCATCATCGCCCAGATCATCGCCATCGACCTGGTGTTCTCGATCGACTCGATCGTGACTGCCGTCGGCATGGCCGAGCATGTCGAGGTCATGATCGCCGCCGTCATCATCGCCGTCGGCGTGATGTTCGTGGCCTCGGGCCCCGTGGCTCGCTTCGTGGCCGAACACCCGACCACCAAGATGCTGGCGCTCGCCTTCCTGCTGCTCATCGGCGTGTCGCTGGTGGCCGATGGTCTCGGCTTCCACATTCCCAAGGGCTACATCTACTCGGCCATGGCCTTCTCGGTCCTCGTCGAGGCAGTCAACATCTTCGCCCGCAAGCGCAAGTCCTCCCGCGTTCGCCTGGCGGCGGCCGCGACAATCCCCGGCGCTCATCTGGACGCCAGGGAGCTGGGCGAGGTAGAGGCTGGGAATGGCCACGCCGTCGCACAGGCGGAATCTGCCGCAGCGGCCAGGCCCAAATCCACGCCGGCCTCCCGCGCGCAGTCGCGGCCGAAGTCGGCGCCGCGCAAGCCGAAGACGACACGTTGA
- a CDS encoding quinone oxidoreductase family protein — MSKAIIVRTTGGPEVLKLEDREVGEPGPGQIRIRQHAIGLNFVDTYQRSGLYPRDLPFVAGNEAAGEVTAVGAEVTDFRVGDRVAYQGDPGAYAEERLIFANRVAPLPDGIDYETAAAIGLKGATAYYLLFLTHKVEPGQTILFQAAAGGLGLIACQWAHALGARVIGTAGSDEKVALARANGCDEVINYRTEDFVDRVRQLTNGQGVDVVYDGVGKDTFVGGLDCLKPRGLMVSLGNASGPVSIPNLGILSTKGSLYVTRPTGGTYWRKTEDYRAGLAAVYQAVLDGTIKVSINHRFALADAAEAHRALEGRRTTGSVILLP; from the coding sequence ATGAGCAAGGCGATCATCGTGCGCACCACCGGTGGACCGGAGGTGCTCAAGCTGGAAGATCGTGAGGTCGGCGAACCCGGCCCCGGTCAGATCCGGATCCGCCAGCACGCGATCGGGCTCAATTTCGTCGATACCTACCAGCGCTCCGGCCTCTATCCGCGCGACCTGCCTTTCGTCGCCGGCAACGAGGCTGCCGGCGAGGTCACGGCCGTCGGAGCCGAGGTCACCGATTTCAGGGTAGGCGACCGCGTCGCCTACCAGGGTGACCCCGGCGCCTATGCCGAAGAGCGCCTCATCTTCGCCAATCGGGTGGCGCCGCTGCCCGACGGCATCGACTACGAAACCGCCGCGGCCATCGGCCTCAAGGGCGCGACGGCTTACTACCTGCTGTTCCTGACCCACAAGGTCGAGCCCGGCCAGACGATCCTCTTCCAGGCTGCCGCCGGTGGCCTGGGCCTCATCGCCTGCCAATGGGCCCACGCCCTGGGCGCACGCGTCATCGGCACCGCCGGTTCGGACGAGAAGGTGGCTCTCGCCAGGGCCAATGGCTGCGACGAGGTCATCAACTACCGCACCGAAGACTTTGTCGATCGCGTTCGCCAGCTGACGAACGGGCAGGGCGTGGATGTCGTCTACGACGGGGTCGGCAAGGATACCTTCGTGGGCGGCCTCGACTGCCTCAAGCCGCGTGGACTGATGGTAAGCCTGGGCAATGCCTCGGGCCCCGTCTCGATTCCCAATCTGGGCATCCTCTCGACCAAGGGCTCGCTCTACGTCACGCGCCCCACCGGCGGCACCTATTGGCGCAAGACCGAGGATTATCGGGCTGGCCTTGCCGCCGTCTACCAGGCGGTACTCGATGGCACGATCAAGGTATCGATCAATCACCGCTTCGCGCTGGCCGACGCCGCCGAGGCACATCGTGCGCTCGAAGGGCGTCGGACCACGGGTTCGGTCATTCTCCTGCCGTAG
- a CDS encoding DUF6691 family protein: MKSSVQPTYLLTSAASGLLFGAGLYVSQMVNPLKVLRFLDVTAIPTGGWDPSLAFVIVPAIAVMFIAVRTGRRRQAPLFDVEFHEPEYQRIDAPLVGGAALFGIGWGMSGICPGPAIALIAFMPDNLWIFLVAMFVGSYAGAYVIPSGHDKRLAMAR; the protein is encoded by the coding sequence ATGAAGTCCAGCGTGCAACCGACCTATCTCCTCACCTCAGCCGCAAGCGGCCTGCTGTTCGGCGCAGGTCTCTACGTTTCGCAGATGGTCAATCCGCTGAAAGTACTGCGCTTTCTGGATGTGACGGCCATTCCGACCGGCGGCTGGGACCCGAGCCTGGCATTCGTCATCGTCCCCGCCATTGCGGTGATGTTCATCGCCGTTCGGACCGGACGGCGGCGGCAGGCGCCGCTCTTCGACGTCGAATTCCATGAGCCAGAGTACCAGCGGATCGATGCGCCGCTGGTTGGCGGCGCGGCGCTTTTCGGGATCGGCTGGGGCATGTCGGGCATCTGCCCGGGACCGGCAATCGCGCTCATCGCCTTCATGCCTGACAATCTGTGGATTTTCCTTGTGGCCATGTTTGTTGGCTCCTATGCCGGAGCCTATGTGATCCCTTCGGGGCACGACAAACGATTGGCCATGGCGAGATGA
- a CDS encoding invasion associated locus B family protein, which yields MKLKNALIAGLAATALMLPSYAALAQDKPAPAAPAAEQPAAPAEGQQPAAPAANSQVNEQNQQAAADPNRAPAQNWLKVCDPIDGGKKACIMRQVVLANGQFLGSFLLRDDPGQESRLLAVAAVPLGVLLPFGLTWQIDGGKPIRVPFMLCDPQSCATQLVINEAYVNSLKKGGKLKLTAKNRQNQDLTIEINLAGFTAVYDGEAALTFDEFRKEQTGASALEQQLQDRAEQLRKELDAGQTPTQPGVSTQTNVPPVDPKPAQ from the coding sequence ATGAAGTTGAAAAATGCTCTCATCGCCGGTTTGGCGGCTACGGCCCTGATGTTGCCGTCTTATGCCGCCCTGGCCCAGGACAAGCCTGCCCCCGCCGCCCCGGCAGCAGAGCAGCCCGCAGCGCCCGCCGAAGGGCAGCAGCCGGCCGCGCCCGCAGCCAACAGCCAGGTCAATGAGCAGAACCAGCAGGCTGCCGCCGATCCCAATCGCGCGCCGGCCCAGAACTGGCTCAAGGTCTGCGACCCGATAGATGGCGGCAAGAAGGCCTGCATCATGCGCCAGGTGGTGCTGGCCAACGGCCAGTTCCTCGGTTCTTTCCTTCTGCGTGACGATCCGGGCCAGGAAAGCCGCCTGCTCGCCGTCGCCGCGGTGCCGCTTGGAGTCCTGCTCCCGTTCGGCCTGACCTGGCAGATCGACGGCGGCAAGCCGATCCGCGTGCCGTTCATGCTCTGCGATCCGCAGTCCTGCGCGACCCAGCTCGTGATCAACGAAGCCTACGTCAACAGCCTCAAGAAGGGCGGCAAGCTCAAGCTCACCGCCAAGAACCGCCAGAACCAGGATCTCACCATCGAGATCAACCTGGCCGGCTTCACCGCCGTCTATGATGGCGAAGCTGCCCTGACCTTCGACGAATTCCGCAAGGAACAGACCGGCGCCTCCGCCCTCGAGCAGCAGCTCCAGGATCGCGCCGAGCAGCTCCGCAAGGAACTCGACGCCGGCCAGACCCCGACTCAGCCGGGCGTCTCGACCCAGACCAACGTCCCGCCGGTCGACCCGAAGCCCGCTCAGTAA
- the ctaD gene encoding cytochrome c oxidase subunit I: MDATAPTLLGRPFIRRWLFSTNHKDIGTLYLVFSVLAGLVGTIFSLLIRYELQQPGLQLFHNTDLYNAVVSGHGLIMIFFVLMPALIGGFGNWFVPILIGAPDMAFPRLNNISFWLLVASLGLFGISFFVEGPSGSTGHSGGWTLYPPFSTVGQPGPAVDFVILSVHLSGASSILGAINFITTILNMRAPGMTMHRMPLFAWAMLVTAFMLLFALPVLAGAVTMLLTDRNFGTTFFAPEGGGDPILYQHLFWFFGHPEVYIMILPAFGIVSQVVATFSRKPVFGYMGMVYALIAIGVIGFLVWAHHMFTVGLSRDVQSYFMAASMVIAVPTGVKVFSWLATMWGGSISFRAPMLWALGFILLFTIGGVTGVVAAGAGIDHVLHDTYYIIAHFHYVLSLGSAFAIFAGFYYWFPKMSGYLYNERLAQAHFWLMFVGVNIVFFPQHFLGLAGMPRRYVDYPDAYALWNMVSSIGAYISAAGLVVFVVTVIDAYARKRPAGDNPWGEGATTLEWTLSSPPPVHQYDTLPRVTARQS; encoded by the coding sequence ATGGACGCAACTGCTCCGACTCTTCTCGGACGCCCCTTCATTCGCCGCTGGCTGTTCTCGACCAATCACAAGGACATCGGCACCCTTTATCTCGTTTTCTCGGTGCTGGCCGGGCTCGTCGGCACGATATTCTCGCTTCTGATCCGATACGAATTACAGCAACCCGGGCTGCAGCTCTTCCACAACACCGATCTCTACAATGCCGTCGTCTCCGGGCACGGGCTCATCATGATCTTCTTCGTGCTGATGCCTGCGCTGATCGGCGGGTTCGGCAACTGGTTCGTGCCGATCCTCATCGGCGCGCCGGACATGGCGTTTCCGCGGCTCAACAACATCTCGTTCTGGCTGCTGGTGGCTTCGCTGGGGCTCTTTGGCATCTCGTTCTTCGTCGAGGGGCCGTCGGGCTCGACCGGCCATAGTGGCGGCTGGACGCTCTACCCGCCCTTCTCGACCGTGGGACAGCCGGGGCCGGCAGTGGATTTCGTGATCCTTTCGGTGCACCTCTCGGGCGCCTCGTCCATTCTCGGGGCGATCAACTTCATCACCACGATCCTCAACATGCGCGCGCCAGGCATGACCATGCATCGCATGCCGCTCTTCGCCTGGGCGATGCTGGTGACCGCCTTCATGCTGCTTTTCGCGCTGCCGGTGCTGGCGGGGGCGGTGACCATGCTGCTGACCGACCGCAATTTCGGCACGACGTTCTTCGCGCCCGAAGGGGGCGGTGACCCGATCCTCTACCAGCATCTCTTCTGGTTCTTCGGGCATCCGGAGGTCTACATCATGATCCTGCCGGCCTTCGGCATCGTCAGCCAGGTGGTGGCCACGTTCTCGCGCAAGCCGGTCTTCGGCTATATGGGCATGGTCTATGCCTTGATCGCGATCGGGGTGATCGGGTTCCTGGTCTGGGCCCACCACATGTTCACCGTGGGGCTCTCGCGCGACGTGCAGAGCTATTTCATGGCCGCTTCGATGGTCATCGCGGTGCCTACGGGCGTGAAGGTATTCTCCTGGCTGGCGACGATGTGGGGCGGGTCAATCTCGTTCCGCGCGCCTATGCTGTGGGCGCTCGGCTTCATTCTGCTGTTCACGATCGGTGGGGTCACGGGCGTGGTGGCGGCCGGTGCGGGCATCGACCATGTGCTCCACGACACCTATTACATCATCGCGCATTTCCACTATGTGCTGTCGCTTGGCTCGGCCTTCGCGATCTTTGCGGGGTTCTATTACTGGTTCCCCAAGATGAGCGGCTACCTCTACAACGAGCGGCTGGCGCAGGCGCATTTCTGGCTGATGTTCGTGGGCGTCAACATCGTGTTCTTCCCCCAGCACTTCCTGGGGCTGGCGGGCATGCCGCGCCGGTATGTCGACTATCCGGACGCCTATGCGTTGTGGAACATGGTTTCGTCCATCGGCGCCTACATTTCGGCGGCGGGGCTGGTGGTGTTCGTCGTCACCGTGATCGATGCCTATGCGCGGAAGCGCCCGGCAGGCGACAATCCGTGGGGCGAAGGCGCCACGACGCTCGAGTGGACACTGAGTTCGCCGCCACCCGTGCACCAGTACGATACCCTGCCCCGCGTCACGGCGCGGCAGAGCTAG